The Acanthopagrus latus isolate v.2019 chromosome 13, fAcaLat1.1, whole genome shotgun sequence genome contains a region encoding:
- the LOC119030872 gene encoding histone H4 — MSGRGKGGKGLGKGGAKRHRKVLRDNIQGITKPAIRRLARRGGVKRISGLIYEETRGVLKVFLENVIRDAVTYTEHAKRKTVTAMDVVYALKRQGRTLYGFGG, encoded by the coding sequence ATGAGCGGCAGAGGAAAGGGAGGTAAAGGACTCGGTAAAGGAGGCGCCAAGCGCCACCGTAAAGTTCTCCGTGATAACATCCAGGGAATCACCAAACCCGCCATCCGCCGTCTGGCTCGCCGCGGCGGAGTGAAGCGCATCTCCGGTCTGATCTACGAGGAGACCCGCGGTGTGCTCAAGGTGTTCCTGGAGAACGTCATCCGTGACGCCGTCACCTACACCGAGCACGCCAAGAGGAAGACCGTCACCGCCATGGACGTGGTGTACGCTCTGAAGAGGCAGGGCCGAACCCTGTACGGCTTCGGAGGCTAA
- the LOC119030870 gene encoding histone H2B 1/2-like has product MPEPPKAAKKGSKKAVSKAVSKSGRKKRRPRKESYAIYVYKVLKQVHPDTGISSKAMGIMNSFVSDIFERIAGEASRLAHYNKRSTITSREIQTAVRLLLPGELAKHAVSEGTKAVTKYTSSK; this is encoded by the coding sequence ATGCCTGAACCACCCAAAGCAGCGAAGAAAGGCTCTAAGAAGGCCGTTTCTAAGGCCGTGAGCAAGTCcggcaggaagaagaggaggcccAGGAAGGAGAGCTACGCCATCTACGTCTACAAGGTGCTGAAGCAGGTCCACCCTGACACCGGCATCTCCTCCAAGGCCATGGGCATCATGAACTCCTTCGTCAGCGACATCTTCGAGCGCATCGCCGGTGAGGCCTCCCGTCTGGCTCACTACAACAAGCgctccaccatcacctccaggGAGATCCAGACCGCCGTCCGCCTGCTGCTGCCCGGGGAGCTGGCCAAGCACGCCGTGTCCGAGGGCACCAAGGCCGTCACAAAGTACACCAGCTCCAAGTAA
- the LOC119030871 gene encoding histone H2B 1/2-like: MPDPPKAAKKGSKKAVSKATKSGKKRRRPRKESYAIYVYKVLKQVHPDTGISSKAMGIMNSFVSDIFERIAGEASRLAHYNKRSTITSREIQTAVRLLLPGELAKHAVSEGTKAVTKYTSSK; encoded by the coding sequence ATGCCTGATCCACCCAAAGCAGCGAAGAAAGGCTCTAAGAAGGCCGTTTCTAAGGCCACCAAGTCCggcaagaagaggaggaggcccAGGAAGGAGAGCTACGCCATCTACGTCTACAAGGTGCTGAAGCAGGTCCACCCTGACACCGGCATCTCCTCCAAGGCCATGGGCATCATGAACTCCTTCGTCAGCGACATCTTCGAGCGCATCGCCGGTGAGGCCTCCCGTCTGGCTCACTACAACAAGCgctccaccatcacctccaggGAGATCCAGACCGCCGTCCGCCTGCTGCTGCCCGGGGAGCTGGCCAAGCACGCCGTGTCCGAGGGCACCAAGGCCGTCACCAAGTACACCAGCTCCAAGTAA
- the LOC119030867 gene encoding histone H2A-like, which produces MSGRGKTGGKARAKAKSRSSRAGLQFPVGRVHRLLRKGNYAQRVGAGAPVYLAAVLEYLTAEILELAGNAARDNKKTRIIPRHLQLAVRNDEELNKLLGGVTIAQGGVLPNIQAVLLPKKTEKPAKSK; this is translated from the coding sequence ATGTCTGGACGAGGAAAGACCGGAGGAAAGGCCCGAGCCAAGGCCAAGTCCCGCTCGTCCCGGGCCGGGCTCCAGTTCCCGGTGGGTCGTGTCCACAGGCTGCTGAGGAAGGGCAACTACGCCCAGCGTGTCGGTGCCGGAGCCCCCGTGTACCTGGCGGCCGTGCTGGAGTACCTGACCGCTGAGATCCTGGAGCTGGCTGGAAACGCTGCCCGGGACAACAAGAAGACCAGGATCATCCCCCGACACCTGCAGCTGGCGGTCCGCAACGACGAGGAGCTCAACAAGCTGCTCGGAGGAGTCACCATCGCTCAGGGAGGCGTGCTGCCCAACATCCAGGCCGTCCTGCTGCCCAAGAAGACCGAGAAGCCCGCCAAGTCCAAGTAG
- the LOC119030862 gene encoding histone H1-like, whose amino-acid sequence MAEVAPAPAPTTAPAKAAKKKRAAKPKTGPGLRELIVAAVTASKDRGGVSLSALKKNLSAGGYDVEKNKARVKAAVRALVDNGTLVHTKGTGASGSFKLGAKKSAPKAKKPAKKSAPKAKKPATKAVKAKKPAAALKAKTTAAKSTPKKAKKPAGKKTKSPAKKVSKKTSAAKKSPVKRVSKPKTTKAAPKKK is encoded by the coding sequence ATGGCAGAAGTCGCTCCGGCTCCGGCTCCGACCACCGCTCCGGCCAAAGCAGCCAAGAAGAAGCGAGCAGCCAAGCCGAAGACGGGCCCCGGCCTCCGGGAGCTCATCGTGGCCGCTGTCACAGCGTCCAAGGACCGCGGCGGAGTGTCTCTGAGCGCCCTGAAGAAGAACCTGAGTGCTGGAGGATACGACGTGGAGAAGAACAAGGCCCGCGTCAAGGCCGCCGTCCGGGCCCTGGTGGACAACGGGACCCTGGTCCACACGAAGGGAACCGGAGCGTCTGGCTCCTTCAAGCTGGGCGCAAAGAAATCCGCTCCCAAAGCCAAGAAGCCCGCAAAGAAATCCGCTCCCAAAGCGAAGAAACCCGCAACGAAAGCTGTCAAAGCCAAGAAACCCGCAGCGGCTCTGAAGGCCAAGACCACCGCAGCCAAGTCCACCCCGAAGAAGGCGAAGAAGCCTGCGGGCAAGAAAACCAAGAGCCCCGCCAAGAAAGTGTCCAAGAAGACCTCAGCGGCCAAGAAGTCTCCTGTCAAGAGGGTCTCCAAGCCCAAAACCACCAAGGCAGCACCGAAGAAGAAGTGA